GGTTGTGCTTGATATTGCTGTACGAATAACCAAGCCCGAGCGCTACAGAGTGGTTCCTGCGTTTATTGATAGGCATGTCCCTTAAAAAACCCGCCGAAAGCCCGGTAGAAAAAGAGTATTGCGAATACCCCGCGGGCTTGCCCTGCATGATGTTATACGAGATCGTGGCATAGAACTGGTCTTCCCTGTATTTTGGGTCGGCAAACGCCGGAACGCTGTCAACTTCTATGGTATCTTTCAGCCGTTCGTTCACCTGCGCAAAAGACGTGAGGAAAACAATATTCATTATAAAAAGACAAAAATACCGCATCATGTAGTTTACCGGATAGTTATACTACAAAGATGCAAAAGTTTAGCGTGGGTTGTATGCTGCCAACAGATTTTTATGACATCACCGGCAGTGTCATAATAAACCCGGATCTGAAATGGTTTGTGCGTATTGAAATTAATCTGCCTTCTTAAAGATAGTACTCGCGGTATGCCCCCCAAAACCAAAGGTGTTGTTGACGGCATATCCTATTTTTTTGCTGACAGGCTTATCCAGGATGATCGAAAGGCCTGCCGGTATTTGCGGATCCAGGTTGGTAGTATTTATCGTTGGGGGAATAATGTCATTCTTCACCGCCAGTATACTGATGATGCTTTCTATAGCTCCGGCCGCGCCGAGCAAATGGCCGGTCATGGATTTTGTTGCACTTACTGGAACGTCAATCCCGTTGAAAACCGTAGCAATGGCATTCAGTTCACTTAAGTCGCCCTGCGGTGTAGAGGTAGCATGGGCATTGATATAATCAATGTCCGATGGGTGTAACCCGGCATCCGACAAAGCTTTCTGCATACCTAAGGCTGCACCAAGCCCATCGGCAGGTGTACCGGTAAGGTGGTAGGCATCGGCAGCCATCCCGCCACCTACTATCTCTGCATATATTGTTGCTCCCCTTGCAACGGCATGTTCCCATTCTTCCAGTATCAGCGCACCCGCACCTTCCCCTGCTACAAAGCCATCGCGGTTGGCATCAAAAGGTTTTGAAGCCGATTGCGAGTTGTCGTTATTTTTAGATAACGCATGCGATGCATTGAACCCGCCGATAGACGACTGCGTTATTGCCGCCTCGCTCCCGCCCGCGATCATGATTGTGGCTTTGCCTAAACGAATGGTATCGAAAGCCGAAATTATGGCAGTATTGGAAGAGGCACAGGCCGAGACGGTAGCATAATTAGGCCCGTGCAAACCGTAGCGGATAGAAAGCACACCCGCCGCAATATCCACTATCATTTTCGGGATAAAGAACGGATTGAAGCGTGGTGTACCATCGCCGGAATAGAACTCCTTTAACTGTTCCTCAAAGGTACCGATACCACCATTGCCGGATGCCCATATGACGCCAACCCCAAAACGTTCCTTTTGTGGCATCGTACTAAAATCCAATCCGGAATCTTTTACAGCCTCATCGGTTGCGGCAATGGCATATTGGGTAAAGAGGTCGTATTTGCGTGCTTCTTTTCGGTCGACATATTGCTCAATGTCAAAATTCTTTACCTCGCAGGCAAACTGCGTCTTGAATTTCGATGCATCGAATTTCGTGATCGGCCCTGCACCGCTTTTCCCGGCAAGGATATTTGCCCAGAATTCCGGCACCGAATTGCCCAGCGGCGTTATCGCACCCAGGCCTGTTACTGCTACTCTTTTCATTTTCTAGTTTTTAAGATTCGATTTAACCACATAGACACATAGGATTAAAAAACCGGAAAAAGATGGTTATTTTAGTATCGCATAGATGAAGCGTCGCTTCAACTTAGTGAACCTGCATTTCCTTCAGTACTGTCAAAGCCTATAAATCCTATGTTTCTATGTGGTTAAATTTTTTATTTTTTAATTGGCGTTTTCAACAGATTGGTATAGCCTTTTGCCAAAAGTTTAGTGCGCTCTTTATTCCATACTTCACATTCGGCATTCACGATCTGGCTGCCTCTTTTCAGCACTTTTGTTTTAGCAATAATAACATCGCCTTCGCGCGCCGGCGCAAAATAATCCACCGCCAGGTTTATCGACATATGGAAGAACGCTTCGCCATAGCATATCAGCGTAGCGCCAATAGCATCGTCTATCATCGCTGCCGTCACACCGCCGTGGAGCGTTCCGAACGGATTTGTCATTTCCTTACGGATGGCATATTCAAATGTCAGGCTGTCCTGCTCTACCGCGGCCATAACCGGCTTTAGCCAGCTCATGAATGGTGATGGCGAATCTGACACCTCCCTGCCTATATGCTGCCTTAAAAATTCTGCTGCTTTTGTATTCATAATTTCTATTTTGTACCATTCGGTATATTAATAAATATTTTATATACCAATTGGTATATTTTATGCCAAAAAAATTATTTCGCTATCTTATCTATCATTTTTTCAGCCTGTTTCATGGCTGTTTTAAAGCCTTCCATCTTGCCCGTAACTTTTGTTATCATAATGCCGCCTTCAACCAACGCTATAAAAGCCAGGGCAAAATCTTTGGCAGCGGCACCTTTGCGCACCTGCCCTTTTTCCTGTCCTTCCTTAATAATGTTCTGAATTGTTTTATGCCATTTTTCTATGGCAGATGCTGCTTTACTGCGCAGTGCTTCGTGGGTATCATCCGCCTCAATGGCTGTATTCAATACAGGGCAGCCACCTTCGAGTGCGGGGAACAATATGAATTGTGAATATAAAGTCAGGTATACTTTGAGCTTATCAATGGCATTGGGCTTATCGTCTATTTTCTTTTTGATGATAGAAGACATCAGCCCAAAATTGTAATCGAAAACCGCCAAGGCCACTTCATCCTTATTACTGAAGTTTCCATAGATGCTGCCTTTGGTAAGCCCGGTAGCTTCTGTAATGTCCGAAAGTGACGTACCGGCATAGCCTTTCCTGTTGAAAACGGGTGCTGTTTTCTCTATGATGAACTGCCTTGTTTTTTCTGCTTTAGTCATTGCTTCGAATTACATATACAAAATTATACCAATCGGTATAATTAGCAAAATAAAATCGTATTTATTTTCAGGAAATGAAAATACTAATCTTATCCTAATTGCTCGCGTAAGCCGATTTTTTTGCGTATTTTTATATGTATAATTAAATTCAAACACTATGCAGATTAACATAAACACCGACAACCACATTGAAGGTGCCGGAAGGATCGAAAACTATTTCTCTGAAGTATTGCACAACGCCCTGAAACGTTTTGAAGACAAGATAACAAGCCTGGAAGTTTACTTGGGCGACGAGAATGCCGATAAAACCAAAGGCGCCGACAAACGCTGCACTATTGAGGCACGTGTAAACGGGATGAACCCACTGGCGGTAACCAACCACGCCGAATCGGTAGAGTTTGCCATAAAAGGCGCTGCTGATAAAATGAAGCACCTTTTGGAGCACACTTTTGATAAAATACGCACACACTAAACAATAGTGCGGGCTAAACCGGAAACCTTCAGGACTTATTTGCCTGAAGGTTTTTTATTTGCAGTTTCCTTAGGCGATGCCTTTTTGGAAATAACATCCTGTCTTATTTTTTTCGACTTACTTTTCACTTCGTTGTTCTCCTCAGCCTCGTCGAGAGAATGCGACTCGTGCAGGTTCTGGCCCTTTTTGCTCAGCTCACCCAGCTTGCAATAATATTTCTTAATGATCTCCATTTCCTCCTCGGTCATGTCCTCAATGTCGATAAGACGGTTGCTGGCAAGCTCATTACATGCCACAAGCTCGTTCAGCTTCAGTTGTATGGCCAGCGAATCCTTATTTTGCGATTTCTGGATAACGAACACCATCAGGAACGTAATGATCGTTGTGCCTGTGTTGATAACCAGCTGCCACGTTTCGGAATAATCGAATATAGGGCCGCTTATCCCCCAAACGATCACGATCAGCAGCGCTATAGCAAACACAGAACTACTGCCTGTAGCTTTGGTGACTTTTGCAGCGAACTTATCAAAAAAATTATTTATTCCTGATTTACTTTTTTTCTTTGCCATGGTAGATATTATTTTGTACTAAAATTACGAATAAGGATAATACAAAGAAAAGCCCTCCAAAATATTTATGAAGGGTTTGGGAAAGAACTTAAAGTAAAGCCCGGCTATTAACTTCAGCAAGCTTACTTATAAAAAGTATCCATCGCGGGAAGCGCTTTGCCTTCAAAATCCCAAAGCGCAAGGTTCTCACCCGCAGAGCCATTGGTTGCTTCTGCTCCCCTAAATGCCACCCACTCGGTGCCCCAATAGCAGAAACCCATGCCTGCGTTTTTTGCAATGTTCCGTATATCCAGCATATAGCTTTTCTGTCCGTCGGGTGTGGCGGGATAGGACGGGATGATCTGGTCCTGCGTGCCGATAGTGTTATTAGTCAAATCGTTCCAGCCTAATGTAAACGGATACGACGTTTCTGCGATAACTACCTTCTTATTAT
Above is a genomic segment from Flavobacterium album containing:
- the fabF gene encoding beta-ketoacyl-ACP synthase II, with protein sequence MKRVAVTGLGAITPLGNSVPEFWANILAGKSGAGPITKFDASKFKTQFACEVKNFDIEQYVDRKEARKYDLFTQYAIAATDEAVKDSGLDFSTMPQKERFGVGVIWASGNGGIGTFEEQLKEFYSGDGTPRFNPFFIPKMIVDIAAGVLSIRYGLHGPNYATVSACASSNTAIISAFDTIRLGKATIMIAGGSEAAITQSSIGGFNASHALSKNNDNSQSASKPFDANRDGFVAGEGAGALILEEWEHAVARGATIYAEIVGGGMAADAYHLTGTPADGLGAALGMQKALSDAGLHPSDIDYINAHATSTPQGDLSELNAIATVFNGIDVPVSATKSMTGHLLGAAGAIESIISILAVKNDIIPPTINTTNLDPQIPAGLSIILDKPVSKKIGYAVNNTFGFGGHTASTIFKKAD
- a CDS encoding PaaI family thioesterase, which produces MNTKAAEFLRQHIGREVSDSPSPFMSWLKPVMAAVEQDSLTFEYAIRKEMTNPFGTLHGGVTAAMIDDAIGATLICYGEAFFHMSINLAVDYFAPAREGDVIIAKTKVLKRGSQIVNAECEVWNKERTKLLAKGYTNLLKTPIKK
- a CDS encoding TetR/AcrR family transcriptional regulator, which codes for MTKAEKTRQFIIEKTAPVFNRKGYAGTSLSDITEATGLTKGSIYGNFSNKDEVALAVFDYNFGLMSSIIKKKIDDKPNAIDKLKVYLTLYSQFILFPALEGGCPVLNTAIEADDTHEALRSKAASAIEKWHKTIQNIIKEGQEKGQVRKGAAAKDFALAFIALVEGGIMITKVTGKMEGFKTAMKQAEKMIDKIAK
- a CDS encoding HPF/RaiA family ribosome-associated protein — translated: MQININTDNHIEGAGRIENYFSEVLHNALKRFEDKITSLEVYLGDENADKTKGADKRCTIEARVNGMNPLAVTNHAESVEFAIKGAADKMKHLLEHTFDKIRTH
- a CDS encoding low affinity iron permease family protein, which translates into the protein MAKKKSKSGINNFFDKFAAKVTKATGSSSVFAIALLIVIVWGISGPIFDYSETWQLVINTGTTIITFLMVFVIQKSQNKDSLAIQLKLNELVACNELASNRLIDIEDMTEEEMEIIKKYYCKLGELSKKGQNLHESHSLDEAEENNEVKSKSKKIRQDVISKKASPKETANKKPSGK